In a genomic window of Pelecanus crispus isolate bPelCri1 chromosome 1, bPelCri1.pri, whole genome shotgun sequence:
- the LAG3 gene encoding lymphocyte activation gene 3 protein gives MTLASLVLFLTFTLLAFNAGHILRGVAEGESREQKVWARAGSSAVLPCHLSPRKMSKSGKQLPDKTSVLWKRHGGSAHQESHMVLEVGYSGLRKMSLPMRPRVSVQDSALHNGNFSLRIDPVRSEDAGLYEAQVAYNTDIQSCQVELGVVTVTLSPPSPVVENEPLLLSCNSSHRASLVETCWFHNGHLVPTSRTFCSLHGALSILRPAVSDAGSWRCQLRYSDNEIISATYNLQILGFDGPMNPVVYAAAGSAADLPCTLSYLPSAFGSNVVAAHWSRLAGGHLQDWDISQNSSSRSFPLHLPEVGPGDAGQYRCAVSVGSKTITRDVTLAVVTVTPSIQGPVSEGSRLLLICSLTHPRGHERFQWKHLDSVPTNSKLAVATSHNLEGQRSQTGPTLEILQVSQKDTGTWECSIYGPEGRLGAVEYGLHITGAQVSSPPAIFSGQVTFGLTLTLFLLLMVCVLALALQKRARSPAFPALEGMVAVTVPRKKEVQENQKEKIQQTEC, from the exons ATGACGCTGGCgtccctagtgctgttcctcaccttcaCTCTGCTGGCTTTCAATG CTGGCCACATCCTACGAGGAGTAGCAGAGggggaaagcagagagcagaaagtGTGGGCCAGAGCGGGGAGTTCAGCCGTGCTGCCTTGCCACCTCAGCCCCAGAAAGATGTCAAAGAGCGGGAAGCAACTGCCTGACAAGACATCTGTGCTGTGGAAGCGACATGGGGGAAG CGCCCACCAGGAGTCACACATGGTGCTGGAGGTGGGGTACTCCGGCCTCCGGAAGATGTCGCTGCCCATGAGGCCCCGGGTGTCAGTTCAGGACTCTGCCTTACACAACGGCAATTTCTCCCTGCGAATCGACCCGGTCCGAAGCGAGGATGCCGGGCTGTATGAGGCACAGGTGGCATACAACACGGACATCCAGAGCTGCCAGGTGGAGCTGGGGGTAGTTACAG taaCCCTCAGTCCACCCAGCCCCGTGGTAGAAAATGAACCGCTTTTGTTGAGCTGCAACTCTAGCCACCGGGCCAGCCTTGTGGAGACGTGCTGGTTCCACAACGGGCACCTCGTCCCCACCTCCAGGACCTTCTGCTCCTTGCATGGGGCTCTCTCCATCCTCCGGCCAGCCGTGAGTGATGCGGGCTCCTGGCGCTGTCAGCTCAGATACTCAGATAATGAGATCATTTCTGCCACGTACAACCTGCAAATTCTAG gTTTTGATGGCCCAATGAACCCTGTGGTCTACGCtgcagctggctctgcagctgaTCTACCATGCACCCTGAGCTACCTTCCCAGTGCCTTTGGGAGCAACGTGGTGGCAGCCCACTGGAGCCGCCTTGCAGGAGGACACTTACAAGACTGGGACATCTCCCAGAATTCAAGTAGCAGAAGCTTCCCCCTTCATCTCCCTGAGGTGGGGCCAGGTGATGCAGGGCAGTACCGCTGTGCTGTCTCTGTTGGCAGCAAGACAATCACCAGGGATGTGACCTTGGCAGTGGTTACAG tcaCCCCGAGCATCCAAGGACCGGTTTCTGAGGGGTCTCGCTTGCTGCTCATCTGCAGCCTCACACATCCCCGGGGACATGAACGTTTTCAGTGGAAGCACCTTGACTCAGTCCCCACTAACAGCAAGCTGGCTGTGGCCACCTCCCATAACCTGGAGGGCCAGAGGTCCCAGACAGGCCCTACCTTGGAAATACTCCAAGTATCACAAAAGGATACGGGCACGTGGGAATGCAGTATATATGGCCCAGAAGGCAGACTGGGAGCAGTGGAGTACGGGCTGCACATCACAG GTGCCCAGGtctccagccctcctgccaTCTTCAGTGGGCAGGTTACTTTTGGGCTCACGctcaccctcttcctcctgcttatGGTCTGTGTTCTGGCTCTGGCCCTACAAAAAAGG gcacggtctcctgccttcccagcGCTGGAAGGGATGGTTGCAGTCACTGTGCCAAGGAAGAAGGAGGTGCAGGAGAACCAGAAAGAGAAGATCCAGCAAACTGAGTGCTGA
- the PTMS gene encoding parathymosin isoform X1, producing the protein MRKTELKRMKKRILMMWMKKVAMRMKKETRMGKSRMVTQKNDLQRRKRMKWIQRGRRQKTGLRLESSPPVSSVPSISPPPFQPVLALSISLWLHTISDEERLEMLSNREDGSFPFTRRSSPSVTFPS; encoded by the exons ACGGAGCTGAAGAGGATGAAGAAGAGAATCCTGATGATGTGGATGAAGAAGGTGGCGATGAGGATGAAG AAGGAGACGAGAATGGGCAAGAGCAGGATGGTCACGCAGAAAAACGatctgcagaggaggaagag GATGAAGTGGATCCAAAGaggcagaagacagaaaacGGGTCTTCGGCTTGAGTCCTCCCCTCCCGTCTCCTCTGTTCCGTCCATCTCTCCTCCTCCATTCCAGCCTGTGCTTGCACTGTCCATTAGCCTCTGGCTTCACACAATCTCAGATGAGGAAAGATTAGAAATGCTCTCAAACAGGGAAGACGGCAGTTTCCCTTTCACCCGAAGGTCTAGTCCATCTGTGACGTTCCCCAGCTGA